In Aedes albopictus strain Foshan chromosome 3, AalbF5, whole genome shotgun sequence, the genomic window TTAGTTTAGATATGAATGTAGCAACGATTGACAATCACACATGCTCGAGGTATGACACGCGagttttttgtttaatatttgctGAAAAAACAAGGCTTCTTAGGTAGAAATTACCTCTACATAATTAAGGTTTGATCGTTgtattcttttatgctgaagatttatCCGACCTTACCTAATCGAAGCCACTACCAAAACTAGGCGTAGTCTCCGTCGAGAATCGAACGAACTAgcctgaaattttcacacaggTAGTTTTGTACGCCGTTTATCTTTGATTAGTCTGGAAGTCATCtggataactttccacgaactcattcgttttagatgatagatgacgaaagatgatctgggatagcacctcGTAGGTGGAATTCAGAGTGATGATCGGACATATATTATCACATTCTATCTTGTCAGCTTTCTTGTATATAGGGCATCTAACTCCTTCTTTCCATTCCTtcggtagttgttcggtttcccagatactGTCAATCAGCCGTTGCAGATAACTTTTCCGGGCTCGTCTGGGCTTATCCGGGCTGTTCTTGAGCTGACTTCCTTTACTTCACTCATCGTGGGAATTGGTTGGTTCCCAAGTAGTTATTTCTTCCGCTGTCTTGATCCTCGGTATCTGTGTTCTCTGTGCTATTTAGGTGTTCATCAAAGTGCTGCtcccatctttcgatcacctaacgttggtccgtcaagaggctcccgtttttattccaacacATTTCGGCTCgttgcacgaagccgttgcggattGCGTTTTTCTATTGTTGAACGTCTCTCCAAACTTTCTCCACTACACTCCTCTTTGAACCACATGTTCCTTCGATTTATATCTTATAAgtactcaatcgattttgtttatttttaacgTTACTAGAAAAATCGTAAAACAATACTCAGGAATTTATTTTACAACTTTGATTGATTGCTGAGACACTTATGCGCCTCTTGTAAATACACTAGATACGATTAAACGTTTCACATGTCAGTCTGATTAGCTTCGCCAGAAATCCATGTTTAAACATCAGACTTTAATTCATGCACATCATTTGATTATCACCTTCATGTGGTTAGAATCACAATTTGCACATTTCAGTATATTAAACAATGTCTGTTTCATCAATACTACCCTTTTCTAATCAATAATATTCCGTTCCCTCTCTACCTTTCCACAGATTGTCTCGGACCCCGGCAGTGCAAACCATCCTTCAGCAACGGGGGCACCAATGGAGCAGCCCATCTTCGACCAGAATCAACAAATCGTATCGCAGGACGAATACGACAGCCTGTGTCTGAGGCTGAAAGCCCTCCAAACCAAGAACGACAGCCTCATCCAGAAGCTCACCAGCAACTCGAACGACCGCAACGAGAACATCATCATCAAGCAGCTCAACGAAGAGCTCATCCAGGCGCGAGACGAAGCGGAAAAGTCTCAGCGCTGGCGCAAGGAATGCGTCGACCTGTGTGCCATTTCCACGGCTCGGCTGGAAGAACTGGCCGGGTTCCTGGACTCCCTGCTTAGGAACGAAGAATTCAGTGGAACGCTCTCGATAGCCCGCCGGAAGGCCATCCGCAAAGCGGTAGACCGCAGCTTGGACCTCTCGAGGAGTTTGAACATGTCCATATCGGTCACTCGATTCTCGCTTCCGGAGAACAGCTTTGCCAATCTGAGCAGCTTGACAGGCTTTTTGAATGGAACCGATCGGAGTCTCATACTTGAGGATGACGCCGATAAGGAGAACCAAGGAAGTGCCGAGAAAGTGATTGCCTCTTTGAAGGCAGAAAATCGTGAGCTCCGGGGCCAGTTGGAGGGTCGCGGAAGTGCCAAGAAGGCGGGTCATGCGGAAGTTAGGAAAAAGTTGATCCCACTGATGACCGAACCGGTGTCGGATTCGGAAGCGTGGTCGGAACCTGATAGGGATGTTTCGTTGGCTAGAATCGGACTGGAAGAGCGATCGTCGCTGACGAATTCCGGTGGTAAAGGGAAGAACATCTCTGCACGAGGACTTGGAGGAGTGTTGCAGGAATTCAGCTCTACTTCGGAGAATGAAGGTAACGGAAGTCATTTGAGGAAGCAAGGCGCTGAATTGAAGCAACTGCAGGAAGCGGTTCAGGAGAAAGACAGCAAAATTCTGGAAATTCAGACTCGAATGGTGGACCTGGACAATAAACTGCAGGAGGAGAAGATGAAAGCTGCGAGAACACAAATGGAGTTGGAGAATACACGGCATGTGAATCAGCGACTGGAAAAGGAGAATAATGAACAGTCTAGTAGCATGAAAAATAATGTGAAGCGTCTCGAGGAATTGAGTCGAGAGATTCATCAAAAGGACGAGTTTATCGAGAAGCTCAAGAAAGATCGCGACCAGGCGTTTGTCGACCTTCGGGTGGCTCTTATGAAGCATGACAGTCTGAAAGCGGAATATCAGGATTGTCAACAGAAACACAAGACTCAAATCGATTCCCTTCTGGCGCAGGAACGGCAGCGGTTGGAACAACTGCGTCAAGATCTGACCGAATCGTTTAACAGCCAGTTAAAAGCCAAACAGGCTTCATTCGAAGCTAGTCTGGAGGAAAGTTACATCTCCAAGAACATCTACCTGGAAAAGGTGAAGGAGCTTGAAGAGCTTCACATCCGATTAGAGGACGCCCATCTGAATTTGCTGAACATGACGGAGATTGAAGGCAAGATGAAGCAACAAGTAACAGAAGCGGAGAATTCCATCCAGAAGATGCGTAAAGCGCTGGATGAAGCGACTCTGCAAACGTCCAAGGCGGCACTGGAGCGCACCAAAGCAATGAACGAAAAGCGACTGCTAGAAGACGAACTGCAACACGTTCAACAAGACTTGGAAGCCGTCAAGGCCGAGAAGAATGAACTGAACGCAAGACTGGTCGAGGTCCAGGCCAGGTTGCAACAGGTTCAGCGCTTACCGCCGCAGCGATTGAACAGTTCATCCGGTGCCGAATGCTCCACAGCTTCCGGGTAcgcctcggaggaattcctgtcggtgGCAAATCGGAAGGCTAAGGTCGAACCCGGCCTGCGAGTGGAAAACTCATCTCCAGATCTTGGCATCGAAAGCGACGCTGGACGACTGTCCAATCCGGAAACCAATCCGAGGACGTCGGCTGCAACCGGCGGCGAAGGGGCGCTCAGTCCCGCTAGGCCGCTGCTCAAGACGCTGGAGCTTACGAAATCGATGAGCGATCTGCTGATGGATCCAAAACAGGAAGGTAAGTTTAGATGGCGTTGTAGATTTAGTATTGCCTTTTTCCAGGATGAATGGATGTCACATAACGTTTGAAAGGATTTCAAGAATCGTGATCACATgcctgtgtcatttggcataaccaAAATGCATCCTACTTTATagaccaaatgtccattatgtcaAATAGGTACTCATACCAAATGGCACAGACTCGTTTGATCGGCACCATTTCCATCTAGATCTTTTATCAACACTCTTCCATGTTGTTCCCCGTTTCAGCCAACCCAGAGCTCAACTCGTCCGCTCAAGCCACCGCCGACAGTACCAGATCAGTTGTGCACGACTGTGCCAAAATCGAGGCCGATTTCGCCGAGCTGAAGCGCCGGTACAAGCAAACCCGGCGCCACCTGGAGCTGGCCTACGACAGTATTAAGTCGTCCAACAAGCGCAAGGAGCAGCTGGAACGGGACATCAAGCAGCAAATCCAAAAGACCAACGTCGTGCTCAAAACGGTCCGCACCAACATGACCAACGAGCTGGAGAAATCCGGCTCCGGTAGTGCGCTTCCCCAGACCACCGAAACCGGTCGCAAGAGCTGAAGCTCGGGCTCGGGCTATACCTAGACCATGTGATGTGATGTGTGGTGCGAATAAGAGAGAATTGTAAAATAGGTAAAACTGTGAAGGATGGTGCGGGAAGCATGTTTGTACATTTCGCGAGAGTGTGTTGTAGAAAAATTCTGCTGAAGAGATTGTTTGGTTAGTGTCATAGATTTGTAAGGTTTTATCCTTTTTTTCCTCCAGTAGCAAACAACTGACTGaacttttttatttcgtttttattttGTGAATACTTGCTGACGCCCACGACGCGCACACTTACACACGCACACTAATTTATTTGTATTCCAATGACTACTTTAATGGCTGACGCTGTTTTGATTAAAACGGTTTTTATAGAAAGAAGAAGTTTACCCAATGAATACGTGTAGTGGTTTATCACAGCAGTCCGACTTGGTGAATTCGTTTCATTTCTCATCTCATCTGTCATCTCCTATTTTtcaatcaatgaacagatggtgggtctgcaagttgtactcacGAAATTGACATAGGATTTCTGtcgtttacattttaccgacggggaAAAActgatttatttaattaattgaaAAGCTGTTGCTACATTGTACAGCAGTGAAATCCTAGTCCAACTTTGAAAAGCCACAGagtttttgtggggtgtgaattgaaggttcaCTTCAtgaagtgaatctggcgaagtgaaaaatAAACGGTGATGTAGAACAGTTCGGCTAGCTACTGCTACGGTGCGGTtgtcttcgtcgtacgcaaaacgagacaAATTTTCAACTTATAAGTGGAGtggaattgaaacgtgaaattgatGATTATTGATACCGTCgaggggggtgacaatgggtctggggggtgagattgggtcaaaacagagatacataaaatttgaaatagctcatcaactatcgctaatttgtattgaaaactttatattatttcaaagaggagatgctTTTACACGTCATGCTGCAGAATaaaatgttttgcaataatctttttttgttaaatttgtggctaaacttatatgatgaaactactagtaaatcactctgaacaaatttctccttcgtaatgtttaacacaagtacctaaccataaattttcttataagtgattagctgtaggtatacctggttgatgcaatgaaaaaaagcTGGATGTCATtgctttttttatttgaaaattcaatatttttgaccctatgtctaaatattaagaatgggggtgagattgggtcaagcaagttaccGAGTGCACATGATCTTAACTAAATTTCAGCTTGTTATCCAGtttccatttgacgttagagtggtgccatgtttaccaaatattcacaaatgcacgctttctttcgaaaatatgtcgagaagtgtcaaacgagtgtgttaatacgtttagtgcctaatatCATTTaaaacaatacacccatgcgtttgggcAGCTCTTCTTATCGTCAGCTAATCTTAAAGAGTATTGCAATATCGTAAACTCACAAtatagacttaatagcgttcctctatctcgagatggagtgatttgctttagcaatatagaggccaatgatcatgtacataagagtaaaggctgggtatgctgcgcaattcagatcccgttgtgatccactagcctctgcccagcaactcctatccctacctccacgcggtaccggccggaaactatgagcaaccttagggaagatcgggtaaccaaccccggtgggaactttggtcgtaggctgacagggaagggggggtttgcttcggcaaacctgagcgtctgttctccaggaggagcggctcacaacagcgtctgatccccatgttaggggcggctgatctacgtctgagtgccagggaaggactctaagctcaactgtgcactatggtcctccggaaagtagggggttggtgtcaggccctacgagccagccgtaaaaaaccattgtaacggaaaatcagcaacagaataatacgaaccgagaccaacggcaacgactccagcgaacgaaaaggacttgcgattggaaactcggtacgtggaactgccgatctctcaacttcattgggagcacccgcatactcgccgatctactgaaggaccgcgggttcggcatcgtagcgctgcaggaggtgtgtttgacaggatccatggtgcgaacgcttagaggtaatcataccatttaccagagctgcggcaacacacgcgagctgggaacagctttcatcgtgatgggtgatatgcagaggcgcgtgatcggttggtggccgatcgacgaaagaatgtgcaggttgaggatcaaaggccgattcttcaacttcagcataataaacgtgcacagcccacactccggaagtactgatgatgacaaggacgcattttacgcgcagctcgaacgtgagtacgatcgctgcccaagccacgacgtcaagatcatcataggtgatttgaacgctcaggtaggccaggaggaggaattcaaaccgacgattggtaagttcagcgcccaccagcagacgaacgaaaacggcctacgactcattgatttcgccgcctccaaaaatatggccatacgtagcacctttttccaacacagcctcccttatcgttacacctggagatcaccacagcagacggaatctcaaatcgaccacgttctgattgacggacgacacttctccgacattatcgacgtcaggacctatcgtggcgccaacatcgactccgaccactatctggtgatggtcaaactgcgcccaaaactctccgtcatcaacaatgtacggtaccggcgaccgccacggtacaacctagagcgactgaagcaaccggatgtcgcctcagcatacgcgcagaatctcgaagccgcgttgccagacgagggcgagctcgatgaggcccctctagaggactgctggagtacagtgaaagcagccatcaacgacgcagccgagagcaccatcggatacgtggaacggaatcgacggaacgaatggttcgacgaagagtgcagaacggttttggaggagaagaatgcagcgagggcggtaatgctgcagcaagggactcgacagaacgtggaacgttataaacagaagcggaaacagcagacccgcctctttcgggagaaaaagcgccgcctggaagaagcggagtgtgaagaaatggaactgctgtgccgttcccaagaaacacggaagttctatcagaagctcaacgcatcccgcaacggcttcgtgccgcgagccgaaatctgcagggataaagacggaggcctcttgacggacggacgtgaggtgatcgaaaggtggaagcagcacttcgatcagcacctgaacggcgtggagaacgtaggcgcgggagcccacggcaatggaggaaacgacgacgccagtgcagcggaggacggaaacgaaccaactcccacgttgagggaagttaaggatgccattcaccagctcaaaaccaacaaagcagctggtaaggatggtatcgcagctgaactcatcaagatgggcccagaaaagttggccacctgtttgcatcggctgatagtcaggatctgggaaaccgaacagctaccggaggagtggaaggaaggggtaatctgccccattcacaagaaaggcgaccatttggaatgtgagaacttcagggcgatcactattttgaatgctgcctacaaagtgctatcccagatcatcttccgtcgcctgtcacctaaaacaaatgagttcgtgggaagttatcaagccggcttcatcgacggccggtcgacaacggaccagatctttaccgtacggcaaatcctccagaaatgccgtgaataccaggtcccaacgcatcacctgttcatcgacttcaaagcggcatacgacagtatcgaccgcgcagagctatggagaatcatggacgaaaacggctttcctgggaagctgactagactgattaaagcaacgatggacggtgtgcaaaactgcgtaagggtttcgggtgaactatccagttcatttgaatctcgccggggactgagacaaggtgatggactctcatgcctactcttcaacatcgctctggaaggtgtgatgcgacgagccgggctcaacagccggggaacgattttcacaaaatccggtcaatttgtgtgctttgcggacgacatggacattattgcaagaacatttggaacggtggcagagctgtacacccgcctgaaacgcgaagcagcaaaggtcggactggtggtgaatgcctcaaaaacaaagtacatgctggtaggcggaaccgaaaacgaccggatccgtctgggtagtaatgttacgatagacggggatattttcgaggtggtggaggaattcgtctaccttggatccttactgacggctgacaacaacgtgagccgtgaaattcggaggcgcatcatcagcggaagtcgggcctactacgggctccagaagaaactgcggtcgaaaaagattcacccacgcaccaaatgcaccatgtacaaaatgctaataagaccggtaatcctctacgggcacgagacatggaccatgctcgaggaggacctgcaagcactcggagttttcgagcgacgcgtgctaaggacgatcttcggcggtgtgcaggagaacggtgtgtggcggagaagaatgaaccacgagctcgctgcactttacggcgaacccagcatccagaaggtggccaaagccggaaggatacggtgggcagggcatgttgcaagaatgccggacaacaaccctgcaaagctggtgtttgcaactgatccggttggcacaagaaggcgtggagcgcagagagcacgatgggcggaccaggtggaacgtgacttggcgagcattgggcgcaaccgaggatggagagcggcagccacgaaccgtgtattatggagaaatattgttgattcagttttatcttgaatttgatgtaatactaaataaatgaaaatgaaagagtttataacggagggtttggttaaacatttcttatgcagtatactaaaactatcatgttttttacgatcaatctttcaatgtgcccctccctcattgtaatcctcCTCCTCTTATGGAGGTTGAAACCACGGGCGTGAATCTTCATCACGAAAAGAGCCGCTCGTTTGATTGGtggacactagcgaacctggtggtggaaagcaagctttattgtacagcgagcataggacgggagcgaggcacgctttgatgattttttatttctctaaggaaattcattccaatcgagttctccaagtgaaaattttacgacttccacctcgaaacttcaaattgttcgaagatacacatctgttctgtgttgaaactctaaatgaggatgattatggtggctaaaaatagcGATACAGCATAcgaacgttattttatcaaatttcaaccattttttcggttgtattaggccttttaggtggattaatcatcttttaaaaattcctaagtttttattcgtcatgataacattgtgttttaagtaggtttactagatatgatcaataaaattaacttatattcttagataggcgattttgaatactttgacccattctcaccccctctaaggggtgagattgggtctaTTTTCAATTATTTGTCGTTTAGTacgcaattcatataacgtgatactttcttgctaaactatcattaccacatagaagagtatatacaatatataaaaatgagtttgaagttcctttgaggcaacaaaactcaagaattgATGAAGCGATCAACATGACTCTTGCAcgattcggttcgtattcgtggtggctgtgtttatattttcaaaaagttacgtatatcaactagaaaagtaagaaaattgataatgtactaatttttcatgagctgggaaggaaatcaacacgatcgaaaataaaccaatctagagtgcgatgcAGCGataacctcaacagttgtcaaaccaccacatcttggcaagacaaagtttgccgggactgctagtaccaaataaaaagttattccgacttcaattgcatttgtatttaacaaacaatctttgagtatccttttttgacccattctcacccccaacgacggtagttaACTTCTTTTTGCTTCTATCTGATAAACCATTAACAAAGGTAAGTtgaaatatctgtaattattggctatttctcgtctgatatgacgggaattcgcgcatatgacgaagtagatttctaccctagCATGAAAAAAGAAgtgagcacggtgtgaggcgtcgatATCATGCTACTggaagaacaaggctatcttggattaatCGTATCCTGcatcatttatcgttagaagcgATTTTCTTCCATCATTGGGCATATTATTATGATATCTACATCTACGGTCAAGTTTACTCCCTTATCATATTTGCCACAAAGCGGTGTGATGCATGCGGTTTCCAATGGCGTTGAACGCCTGCTATATATAAAGCAGTTACAGCTTCAGATAATTCAAAACACTATTGATCATGGATTCAGAACAACGTGACCTCGCGCTGCGTGTCATCCCCGTTCTGGAGGACGGAGACCAGCAGGATCTATACCGGTACATCTGTAAGTACTTTTCCACCAGAATGGGCCCTTCGGTGTCGACAGAAGCAAAGAAAGAGCTAGGCATCATAATGCTGTCGAAACTGCGCGGAACCTACGCCCTGATGGCGACCCAGCGAAAGTGCGAAACATACGAGGACATCATTTCCAAAGTCGTCCGATAGGCTGTCGGAGTTGAGCTTTTGAAATAGAACCAAACGATCGGATTAAACCATGttcgcattttgtttttttttttatttgtttctcCGAACTTCATCCTATCACAATATcagttgtttaaatttctatgttGCTTAAAATACTTCTTTGGCGTTCGCTTGTGAACTGTATTACTAGTTAGTTATTTGTTAAGAGTTCTTGTATAAATTCCCATAATGCTATTTCGTATCGAATAGATTCTCTGCGCGCTGATGGCGTTCGAATGAGTTAAAATGCGTTGATTTGCTGCGGGGTTATCCGTTTTGTGCAGAAGCGTCTCTTAATCGTTTGTATTTGGAGATTATCTCGTTAATTGGCACGCGGTGTAATTAACAATGCAATTGATTTATTTCAGTCCTACCTAATACCGCAGTGGAACAGAAGAGATGGGAAATGCGAGTAAATTCGATATCTCTGCTCTTAGTGGATGGTACTGAATGAGTTATTGACATTCTGACGAAATCTTTATAGAATCAGTAAAAAAGGTAACGAAtgaatacagattttttttttaaatccttttaTTTCTTTAATGTGGAGCCAGAGTGGAATAAAACGAGCTGAATACATGGTTCTCTAGTATCGAGCGGCACATGACACCCTCTTTAGCTGAatctatagagatttttgcattttgtGTCAAACAATCATTCGATTCCATTCACTCCGAGCAAAGATATTAGGGAAATTCACTTAgccagcgtaaactgattaaacgtcgcgatcaccaaggcaatctttgattatttcattcgcaaaatcataaaacatttcaaatgagcagaaaatcatggcttacgcagcaatttaatctgtttagtgagtatccCTAATAAATTTATTCGCATACCACACTTGTTTTCTATCCATTTTGATGAGTTGTGTTATAGCAAAAATTAGAAAGAGAAGCTCCATCCTAGCTGTTTTTTGAGTTGATATGAGAACATCACTACTGATTGCTTCTGTGAAGAATGTGAAGAATGGAAGCACCACAAACTAGTAGATCGAAATCCTACGGAACCGGAAGTAAAGCAAAGAGAACCTACTATAGTGCGTTTGAAAGCTGGtactacactgaagtttttttttacgcggtttttttttacgcggtttttttttacgcggttttttttacgcggtccgtcctaaaaaaaaaccgcgttatttcaagacccgtcgtaaaaaaaaaccgcgttatttcaaaaaccgtcgtaaaaaaaatccgcgttttttcaaaaacacgcgtaaaatagtcagcaccacatctaacgtgacttgactttttttacgacgttttttgaaataacgcggtttttttttacgacgggtcttgaaataacgcggtttttttttacgacgggtcttgaaataacgcggtttttttttacgcggtttttttttacgcgggaccattaccgtcgtaaaaaaaaacttcagtgtacttctATAGCTCACTACTGATTGATGATTCATTGATTGATTGGTGTGCTCTGAATATTCTGGAAAAGattaacttttttaaattttgtaaaatttaaatCTCGTTTTACTTTtgctttttcatatatttttgttttgatcAACAAATTTTGATTCTGCTCTTCCAGTTGGATGCAACAATTCCATAAATCTACTCTCTACGTGTTAATTGATTGATTTGGATGCTAGGATAGCTGTTTGCCGTTATCTGTACTAGGATCAGTTAATTTTACTCAGTTAAAGCTGTGTGCagtattaaattgattgattgCCACAATGTGTTTCTCCTCGTGGTACGTGCGCAAGATGTGACCCAGTACCGAAGAGATATCGTTATCGCTAAGCCACATTGTCATAGTAGAGGAATTGTCCAGCATGGAGAGGAGCGCTGCGGATGTAGAAATAGAACATTGTTAGCGGATGTTATTGTGTTCGAATTTGTCTAATGAACTAACGCTTACCAATAAACATCTTTGGGTTTCCTAAGCTAATTTGTACTTGGGGTGAGGCCAACAGCACCTGCAGTATTGGAGAATCCTGAGGCAAACCGTCACGCAACTCGGTTAGGCTTTTACTTCGATTGCCCAGCAACCACTCGCACTGAAATAACCGTAAAAAGGAAATCATTTCTGAATAGGTAGCTCCTCGATccacgatcattttaaatcttagttgtggctttcacaaccagaggcgcgcgcatcgtttttctttgcatttgacgtttcacactagtgccttctgttgacgacaATGTAGAACGCAGTGCTTCGTGaagcatttccaccaggtgatgatagtgtgTAGTGGGTGATGGATTCTCACAAAACTTGTTCtaggtattacgtctgtttgtctgtggtttagctATATTGAatctttgaacattttaaattgccATCTAATGAGCAAATTATGAAGTAAACTACCACCAACTAAGAAGCATTGAGTACATTGACGATAGTAGTTGTCTAAATCTCTAAGAAATACTGTCGCATAAATAGAACGCTGGCCACAAACCGGTAACAAAGGCAAACTTACCGCTGCGGCCTGGTTATTCCTCGTGGCAACCAACGCTTCCCGAACGTTCTTCTCGTTGAAGCCCATCTCGACGATGGATGCCACCATCTCCTGCGTCGGATACACATCTCGGTCCGAGTATTGCCGGATAATGTCCAACAAAACCTCCACGTGGTCAACCTTTTGACGAAACCGTTGCACGTCATCTTCGTCCGAGTCCTGATGCTGTTGTGCGCTTGCATCATCGTTGCTGGGACTACCAGCCTGTGAGGTATTGGCCGACTCGTCGATGTCTGGTTCTGCTTCAGCCAGGGGAGGAGGTCGATCTCCGGCACTGGTGGATGCTTCGTTGCCGTCATTGCTACCAGCAACCAGCAACGTCGTTGTTTGGATTGTTTTAGCGGGTGTATCACAGTTCAACAGCTTCACCGAGCTATCGTTTTGTATTAGCCAATCCAGAGCGGCTGGGAACACATTTCTGAAAAAGGAGGATGAAGTCGCATGTTCGTAATAACCGTTAAAACAGTCAGCAACATACTTGGTAATTTCCATTGCTTGATGAATTTTGTCCAACGAGAAACCCATCTCCAGCAGTGTTTcgatcgatcggacttgatgccGTCGTCGGTTGaccagcctctggttgaagaggGCAATCAA contains:
- the LOC134284328 gene encoding ubiquitin-associated domain-containing protein 1 isoform X2; the encoded protein is MMKRIRKFIGARFASRVSSSGVNRQECRVDQDDDDHPTTSATGKNGCDCASPSCQSHSNAHLDRPSTSSASDCTLSAEEGYYGQRLGRRSTLLLRIISPRGGIVCVEVPQECSGSQLKIRALEQFASCSFSLPHFSSDIDQLVGKYKLIRARNRTTFQDDDTLLKLGVRNEEEFLLVVRRTDFIPTEENLKGPTIAEVLAATKHIPLSRTNQSTTNSNVGMLQTDLQQDLRRILISLARASAFVIGSGCCAEKLIALFNQRLVNRRRHQVRSIETLLEMGFSLDKIHQAMEITKNVFPAALDWLIQNDSSVKLLNCDTPAKTIQTTTLLVAGSNDGNEASTSAGDRPPPLAEAEPDIDESANTSQAGSPSNDDASAQQHQDSDEDDVQRFRQKVDHVEVLLDIIRQYSDRDVYPTQEMVASIVEMGFNEKNVREALVATRNNQAAACEWLLGNRSKSLTELRDGLPQDSPILQVLLASPQVQISLGNPKMFIALLSMLDNSSTMTMWLSDNDISSVLGHILRTYHEEKHIVAINQFNTAHSFN